The nucleotide sequence ACCTGGCCACCATCTGCCAGTACTTCGACAAGAGCTTCTCCCCCGACGAGGCCCGCGCGCTCGTCGCCGAGCAGGCCGGCGAGTTCGACACCGCCGAGGCCGCCAACCTCGAGGAGAAGGCGATCTCGCTGATCGGCCGCCCGCTCTACGAGGCGTTCATCCGCGGCTACACGAAGAAGCAGTGGCAGACCGACCCGACCGAGCTGCCCGCCGCCGTCATCGCCCGGCTGCCGGTGCGGTACACGTTCGACAACCGGTACTTCAACGACACCTACGAGGGTCTGCCGAAGGACGGCTACACCGCCTGGCTGCAGCGGATGGCCGACCACCCGAACATCGAGGTCCGGCTGAACACCGACTACTTCGACGTCCGTGACGAGCTCCCCGCCGACGTCCCGACCGTGTTCACCGGGCCGATCGACAAGTACTTCGACTACGAGGCCGGCGAGCTCGGCTGGCGGACGTTGGACTTCGAGACCGAGGTCCTGCCGATCGGCGACTTCCAGGGCACCTCGGTCATGAACTACGCCGACGAGGACGTCCCCTACACGCGGATCCACGAGTTCCGGCACTTCCACCCCGAGCGGAAGTACCCCGAGGACAAGACGGTCGTCGTGCGCGAGTACTCCCGGTTCGCCGAGAGCGGTGACGAGCCGTACTACCCGATCAACACCCCCGAGGACCGGGCCAAGCTCGAGCGCTACCGGGAGCTCGCCGCCAAGGAGGCCGCCGAGAAGCGCGTTCTCTTCGGCGGCCGGCTGGGCACGTACAAGTACCTCGACATGCACATGGCGATCGGTTCGGCCCTGAGCATGTTCGACAACCGCATCCGACCCTTCTTCGACGAGGGTGGCTCGCTCGACGGCCGCCTCGACGACTGAACAACGAGGACCGAGCAACCACATGACGACGACAGCGCACACGGTCTCCCCCGAGCGGGTCAGCGAACCGACCGCCGACGACCTCGCGGCGGGCAAGGCGGTGACGCTGCTGCAGCGCGTGATCATGCCCCGCCCGGGTGACCCGCTGAAGGTCCGCAGCCTCTACGTCGACGAGGAGCGGACCAAGCGGGTCAAGTCCGCCAGCCGGTCCGACGCCACCGTCGCCGCCGGCAACGAGGTCTCCTTCGCCACCTACTTCAACGCCTTCCCGGCCAGCTACTGGCGCCGCTGGACGGTGCTGGAGCGGGTCATCCTGCGCATGCGCGTCTCCGGCCCCGGCCGCATCGACGTGTACCGCTCCAAGGCCGACGGCAGCATCATCCACGTCACCGGCACCACCACCACCGGGGAGAACCGGGCGCTGGAGTTCGACCTGGACCTGACCCCGTTCGAGGACGGTGGCTGGTACTGGTTCGACG is from Blastococcus sp. HT6-4 and encodes:
- the glf gene encoding UDP-galactopyranose mutase encodes the protein MPVTDTAPDLVVVGSGFFGLTVAERVATQLDKRVLVIDRRDHIGGNAYSAPEPETGIEVHVYGAHLFHTSNERVWQYVNRFTEFTNYQHKVYSIYQGQTYSLPINLATICQYFDKSFSPDEARALVAEQAGEFDTAEAANLEEKAISLIGRPLYEAFIRGYTKKQWQTDPTELPAAVIARLPVRYTFDNRYFNDTYEGLPKDGYTAWLQRMADHPNIEVRLNTDYFDVRDELPADVPTVFTGPIDKYFDYEAGELGWRTLDFETEVLPIGDFQGTSVMNYADEDVPYTRIHEFRHFHPERKYPEDKTVVVREYSRFAESGDEPYYPINTPEDRAKLERYRELAAKEAAEKRVLFGGRLGTYKYLDMHMAIGSALSMFDNRIRPFFDEGGSLDGRLDD